From the Streptomyces nodosus genome, the window CGACGGGCATGCGCGGCCGGGTGACGGTGGTGAAGCTCGTGGCGTCGGCCCTGACCCTCGGCTCCGGCGGCTCGGGGGGCACGGAGGGACCGGCCGCGCAGATCTCGGCGGCGTTCGGCTCCGTCATCGCCCGGCGCACCGGTATGTCGCGGGAGCAGGCTCGTACGGCACTGGTGATCGGGCTCGCCTCGGGAGTGGGCGCGATCTTCCGGGCTCCGCTCGGCGGGGCACTGCTCGGGGCGGAGCTGCTGTACCGCAGGGGCATGGACGCCAAGGTGCTGCCGAAGGCGCTCATCGCCTCCGTCGCGGGCTGGCTGGTGTTCGGCGCCTGCTTCGGATTCACCCCGGTACTGGGCAGCCACCCGGGCCAGGCGGTCAGCACTGTGGGCGAGTTCGCCGTGGTGGCGGTGGTGGGCGTGGTCGCGGGCGGCGCCGGGCGACTGTTCACGGCGTGTTTCTACGCGGTGCACACACGGGTGGAGAAACGGGCGCGCGGGCTGCTCACCCGGATCGCGGCGCCGACGGTCGGGGCGCTGCTGGTGGGCGGGCTGGGGTTGCTGGTGCCGGGGGTGCTGGGCACCGGGTACGGCCTGATGGAGGCGGTGACACAACGGCAGTTGCTGCTGGGTCTGCCGCTGGCCGTGGTACTCGCGCTGCCGCTGGCGAAGATCGTGGGTACGGCGCTGACGGTCGGCTCCGGCGGGTCGGGCGGCATCTTCGGTCCGGGCATGGTGGTGGGCGCCGGTGTGGGCGCGGCGTTGTGGCGGCTGGCAGAGCCGCTCGGCATCGCTCCCCACAGTCCGCTCGTCCCGGTGGCGGTGGGGATGGCGGCCTGTCTGGGCTCCGTGGCCCATGCTCCGCTCGGGGTCCTGGTGATGGTGGCGGAGATGCTGGGCGACGCCTCGCTCCTCGGCCCCGGCATCCTGGCGGTGCTGTGCGCGCAGTCCGTCACCGGCCGCACGACGCTGTACCGGAGCCAGCTGGAACGGATCGGGGCCGGGCCGAGTCCGGTGGAGGAGGCGACGCCCCCTGAGGTCGTGACGGCACCGGCACCGCACACGAGGGTGGCTCCCATGCGCCGGAAGCCGGCCGGTGCGGACCCGGTGGCGGTCAAACCGACGGATCCGATGCCGAAGTGACCGTGCCGCGGGGGCAGTCGCCGCCATCGACGGCGAAGTGACCCCGCGCCGGGTCGGACGCCGACTCCGACGGCGAGACGACGCCGGGAGCCGAATCAGACTCCGGTGCCGGCTCCGGCGCTGTTTCCGGTCGCGTGCGCCGCCCCGGTGGCGTCCCCCGCCCCGGTCGTCTCACCGCCCTCGTCGTCCTCGTCGTCCTCGTCGTCCTCGTCGTCCTCGTCCTGCCCCGCCCGCCGTCGCAGAGCGGCGTTCTCCCAGACCACCTTCACCTTCAGGTGCCCCTCGACGCCGGTCCGGGCGATGACCGCGCCCGCCTCCACGCTGAACTTCACCCCGAACTCCAGCTCCACCGTCGACGGTGCGGCCGGCATCGAGGTGATCCGCCGCAGTGTGCGGGCCGCCACGTCACGGATCTGGTCCAGGCCGTTCTCGAACCCGTCCACCGCGTCCGACCGCGCGCCGCTGCGCCGCCGTACCCGTTCCACCCCGGAGTCGTCCTCCGCCAGTTCCACATAGACCCCGGCCGAGCCCTCCCCCAGCTCGAACCGCACCAGCTCGTCGGACATGAGCTCCCCCTTCGTCCACCGTGCCCGGCCCGCCCCCGGTCCTCGGCGGCACCCGTGCCGGCATCTACCCGCCGCCCTCCGGCCTGAAGCACCGCCGAGCTCAGGTCAGCGGACAGGCCCTGTGGTGATCAGGACGTAGTCGAAGTACAGGGGATCGCCCTCCTCTACTCCGCGACGCTCGTCGATCGTGAGTGGGGAGCGGTCCTGATCGATTGTCAGTGGTGGGTGAGACGGTAGAAGCATCGAGTCGGAAAGAGGGGGCGCTGTCATGTCCGGATACCAGAACTACATCAATCACGTCGCTCTTGTGCTGGACGCCAGTTCGTCCATGTCGCATCTGAGCCGCAAGGTCGTCGAAGTCGCCGACCAGCAGATCGCCTACCTTGCCCGCCGGTCCAGGGAGCTGGACCAGGAGACCCGCGTCACGGTGTACGTCTTCGCGGACACGGTGGAGTGCGTCATCTACGACAAGGACGTGCTGCGGATGCCGTCGCTGAAGCAGCTGTACCGGGTCGGTGGAATGACGGCTCTGCTGGCGGCCGCGCTGAAGTCGCAGCGGGAGCTGGCGCAGACGGCTCAACTGTACGGCGACCACAGCTTTTTGACGTTCGTGCTCACCGACGGGCAGGAGAACGCGAGTCATCGCTCCCCGGATGCCCCTACCAGGGATCAACGCGGCCTGGTCAAGGCCGTGGCCGAGATGATCGAGACTCAGCAGGACAACTGGACGCTGGCCGTCCTGGTGCCGGACCAGATGGGCAAGCGCGAGGCCATGCAGTGCGGTTTCCCGAGGGACAACATCGCCATCTGGGACGCCACGAGCACACGGGGTCTGGAGGAGGCCGGGCAGGTCATCCGGCAGGCCACCGAGAATTTCATGGTGGGCCGCACACAGGGCATCCGGGGCTCGCGGGCGGTGTTCTCCACGGGTGCGGACACGGTCAACAAGGACACCATCAAGGCGGCCGGCCTCACCCCGGTGAATCCGTCGGCGTACCAGCTGATCCCGGTGGCTCGCGACGCGGCGATACGGGACTGGGTCATCGAGTGCGGGCACACCTACCGTACCGGTGGTGCGTTCTACCAGCTGAGCAAGTCGGAGAAGATCCAGGCGCGGAAGCAGATCGCGGTGCTGGAGAAGAAGTCGGACCGGGTGTACACGGGGCCCGAGGCCCGAGCCATGCTCGGCCTGCCGGACGTGGAGATCCGCGTCAAGCCGGACCACAACGACGACTTCACGATCTTCGTGCAGAGCACCAGCGTGAACCGGAAGCTCGTACCGAACACACGGCTGCTGCTGATGCTCTGACCGAAGCTGTGATCAGGTGGTGGGACAAAGGGTCGGTCCCGATCGTGGCCGTGGCGGGATCAGCTGGTGACGCCGCCGTCGACGACGAGGTCGTGGCCGACGACGAAGCTGGACTCGTCGGAGGCGAGCCAGAGCACCGCGGCCACGATCTCGTCGGTGGTGGCGACGCGGGCGATCGGCACTGTCGTGGCCAGTCGGGCCGCGCGGTCGGTGTCGGTCTCCCCGGGGCGCAGCGACATGCCGGTGTCGGTGGCGCCGGGGCTCACCGCGTTGATACGTACGTTGTCCTTGATGTGGTCCAGGGCGGCGACCCGGGTGAGGGTGCTCACGGCGGCCTTGGAGGCGGCGTAGGCGGCCATGCCGGGGCGGCGGCCGTGATAGCCGATGTTGGACGCGGTGTTGACGATGACGCCGCCGCCGTTGGCCCGCATATGGGCGATCTCCTGCTGCATGCTGTGCAGGACACCGTTCAGATTGACGTCCAGCACGGAGTGCCACACCGCCAGGTCCAGATCGCCGACCGGGGTGGGTTTGCCGAAGACGCCGGCGTTGTTGTGCGCGATATGCAGGCCGCCGTGGCGCTCCACCGTGGTGCGGACCAGACGCTCCATGTCCTCGGGCCGGGTGACGTCGGCGACGACCGCTTCGGCGGTGCCGCCGTCCTCCTCGTCGACGAGTCGCACGGTCTCCTCGATGGACTCGAGCCGGGCGCCGGCGGCGACCACGGTGGCGCCCTCACGGGCGAAAGCCCTGGCGCCGGCCCGGCCGATGCCGGATCCCGCGCCGGTGACGACGACGACCTTGTCCTTGAAACGGGCGGTCATGGGGGAAGCTCCTCGGTACCTGTCGTAGCGGACGGAATTACTTTGTCAGGCGGCCATGGCTCACCGCTTCAGGGTTCGAGGGAGAAAGCGTCGAGCGCCCCCCCGTGGATTCCCGTCGTGGGCAGGGGACTTGGCGTCGTCGGCGAACAGCCGTCGGCCACCCCTCCGGGTGTCGTGGCGGGCACGGATTGGTTGCGGTGCGGAGTTCTCGTCATGCTGCCGCCCGGGTGTGCGGCAGCATGACGAGCATGGGCAGAGACCGTTATGTCGACTTCTTGCGTGCGTGGGCGATCGTCCTGGTGGTGCTCGGCCACTGGCTGATCACCGGCCTGGTCCGGGAGAGCGACGGACGGATCACCGCGCCCGAGTTGTTGGCGACGGTCCCTTGGACGCAGTGGCTGACTCTGGGCTTTCAGATCATGCCGCTGTTCTTCCTGGCCGGCGGTCACGCCGCGGGGGGCTCCTGGTCGCGGGCGCGCGCGGCGGGTGGTTCCGCGGCCGGCTGGGTGGGACGGCGGTCGTTGCGGCTGCTGCTTCCGGCGGGCGCCTACAGCGGTCTTGTGCTGCTCGCCGTCGGGATCTGTGCGGCGGTCGGTGTGGATGCGGGCACGCTTGCGCTCGTGGGCTGGGCGATGGGCATGCAGTTCTGGTTCCTTCCGGTGTACCTGCTGCTCAGTGCCCTGACGCCGCCGCTGTATGCGGCACATCGGCGCTGGGGGCTGCGCGCCGCCGTGGTCATGGGCATGGGGGCCGCGGCCGTCGGGGTGCTGGTGGTGACGGTGCACGCGCCGTTTGCCGGTCTGGTCAACTACGTCCTGGTGTGGGGCGTGGCCTATCAGTTGGGCTTCTGCTGGCGGGACGGTCTGCTGACGCGTCGTCGGCGGGTGCCGGCCGCGATGGCGGTGGGCGGTGGGGCGGCGTTCGCGGCGCTGGTCGGTCTCGGGCCGTTCCCGGTCAGTCTGATCCTTGTGACGGGGCAGACGCCCAGCAACACCGACCCGCCGTCGCTGGCGATGCTGGCGTGGGTGGTGGCCCAGACCGGCGTGTGTCTGCTGGTCGCGCCAGCCGTGCGGAGGCTTCTGGACCGCGCGTGGGTGTGGCGTCTGGTGCGGCCGGTCGGCGGTGCGAGCCTGACGCTGTATCTGTGGCACATGCTGCCGGTGCTGGTCGTGGCCGCCGCGTTCTACCTGACCGACCTCGCGCCCGAGCCCGTCTTCGGGTCCGCCGGGTGGTGGGCGCTGCGGGTGCCGTGGCTGCTGGTGCTCGGGCTTGTGCTCGCCGGTCTCGCGGCGGCGCTGCGACCGCTGGAGCGGAAGCTGGCCACGCTGTACGAACGGACCCGCCCGGATGCCGGTCTGCGCCGCTCCTGGCCGCTGTGGCTCGGCCTCGCCGTGAACGTCGCCGCCCTGTCCCGCTTCGCCGTGCAGGGATTCGCGTACGAGGGTCGCTTCCCGGTGCTGCCCTCGCTGGGTCTCGTCCTGGGAATGGGGCTGTTGCTGCTGCCGGGCCGGAGCCGGACGGTGCCGGAGCGTCCCGTGCGGCGCGAGGCCGACCTGGAGGAGGCCGCCTGATCCGGTGGCCGCAGCACGGGGCTGATAGCGTGTCGCCGCCGTGGTGTACGGGAAACCGGTCGAAAGCCGGTGCGGCCCTCGCCACTGTAGCTGCGGAGTTCCGCGGCCCTCGCCGACCGCTCCACGGAGCGGTCGGGGCCACTGGGTGGATCGGGAACGAGCCGTCCGGGAAGGCCGGCCGTGGAATGTCGATGCAGAAGCCAGGAGACCGGTCACGGCGCGACATGTTCCACGAGGGTTTTGGAGAACACGTGCCCAGCGGTCCCCTGCGTCCGTTTCGATCTCGACGGTCCATACGTCCCACGCGTCCCACGCGTCCGGTGCGTTCGGCGCGCTCCGGTCTCGCCGCCGCGGCGCTCCTGCTCGTCGGTGCGCTCGGCGCCTGCACGGGCGCACCCGCGGCCGACGAGTCCGCCGCCACGTCCGGGAGCGGCCGGCCCGCGCCGGTGAGCGTGAGCAGCTGCGGCGTCACCACGACCGTCGCGGCACCCCCCAACCGGCTGGTCACCCTGAACCAGGGCGCCACCGAAGTGGCCCTGGCACTCGGCCTGGAGTCCCGGATGGCCGGAACGGCCTACCTGGACGACGCTATCCCGGCGAAGTGGAAGGCGGCCTACGACAGCGTCCCGGTGCTGGCCAAGGAGTACCCGAGCAAGGAAAAGCTCCTGGCGGCGCACCCGGACTTCCTCTACGCCTCCTACTCCAGCGCGTTCACCGACAAGGTGGCGGGCACTCAGGCGGAGCTGAGAACCGAGGGCATCGCGTCGTATCTGTCGAGGCTCGGCTGCCCCGGCGGCAAGCAGGCGCCGCCGCCGTCCTTCCAGACGGTGTGGGACGAACTGGCCGACGTCGCCGAGGTCTTCGGTGTCGCGCCGCGTGCGGCCGCCCTCCAGAAGGAGCAGAAGCGGCAGCTCTCCGCGCTCGAGGCCACGGCGGCGGGCAAGGGCCTGAAGGTGTTCTGGTACGACTCGGACACCAAGACCCCCTACGTCGGTGCCGGCCACGGCGGCCCCCAGCTGCTGCTCGACGCCGTAGGCGCCCGCAACGTCTTCGGCGCGCTGCCCGGTGGCTGGCAGCACGCGAGCTGGGAGAAGGTGATCGCCGCGGACCCGGACGTCATCGTGCTCGCGGACGCCGACCGGGACACCGCACAGTCCAAGATCGACTATCTGGAGCACGATCCTGTGCTGAGCAAGCTCACGGCTGTCCGGCACCATGCCTTCGTGGTCGTGCCGTTCTCCGAGACGACACCCGGTGTACTGCTCGCCGACGGCGCCGCCCGGCTCTCGGCCGGTCTCAGCAAGGTGCACCCGCGTTCATGACCGCGGCCGACCGCATCGCCGCACGGCCGGCAGGCCCGAGTCGTGCGGCGGTGGCCCTGGCCGTCGCTGCGGTCCTGCTGCCGGCCGTCGCCCTGGCCGGCCTCGCCGTGGGATCCGTCCATGAGCCGCCGGGCGTGGTGGCCGACGTAGTCCTGCGCCGGCTCGGCCTCGGCAGCGCCCCGGTCACGCTGCTGGACGACCAGATCGTCTGGCAGCTGCGGCTGCCCCGGGTCCTGGGGGCCGCGGCGACGGGCGCGGGCCTCGCGATGTGCGGCGCGGTGCTGCAGACCCTGACGGGGAACGATCTGGCAGACCCCTATCTGCTCGGAATCTCCGACGGGGCGGCCGTCGGCGCGGTCACCGTGATCGTCCTCGGCGTCGGAGCCACCGGCGCCGCGGCCACCGGCGCGCTCTCGGCGGCCGCCTTCGTGGGCGCCCTGCTCGCGGTGGTCGTCGTGCTGACCCTGGCCGGTGCGCGCACCTGGTCCCTGCCGGCCGCTCGGACCGTGCTGGCCGGTATCGCGGTGGGGCAGATGTGCGCCGCGTACACCTCGTTCGTGGTGCTGGTCCTCGGCGACCGCGATGCCGCGCGGGGCGTCATGGAGTGGACGCTGGGCTCGGTGGCCGGCGTGCGGTGGCACACGGCGCTCTTCCTGACCGCGGTGGCCGTCCTCGGCACGC encodes:
- a CDS encoding chloride channel protein, whose product is MSAGGSAQVETGARGAAVRSWRRSLRSWGARLLPGDDRDDSTARWVVPAVLIGAVAGLGAAALFGLLHLCTGWLLESVAGYRPYRTSAEGGFRTLAGSDRPWLVPLVAAGGALTATVFALWLAPEARGHGTDAAIAAAHHDPTGMRGRVTVVKLVASALTLGSGGSGGTEGPAAQISAAFGSVIARRTGMSREQARTALVIGLASGVGAIFRAPLGGALLGAELLYRRGMDAKVLPKALIASVAGWLVFGACFGFTPVLGSHPGQAVSTVGEFAVVAVVGVVAGGAGRLFTACFYAVHTRVEKRARGLLTRIAAPTVGALLVGGLGLLVPGVLGTGYGLMEAVTQRQLLLGLPLAVVLALPLAKIVGTALTVGSGGSGGIFGPGMVVGAGVGAALWRLAEPLGIAPHSPLVPVAVGMAACLGSVAHAPLGVLVMVAEMLGDASLLGPGILAVLCAQSVTGRTTLYRSQLERIGAGPSPVEEATPPEVVTAPAPHTRVAPMRRKPAGADPVAVKPTDPMPK
- a CDS encoding CU044_2847 family protein gives rise to the protein MSDELVRFELGEGSAGVYVELAEDDSGVERVRRRSGARSDAVDGFENGLDQIRDVAARTLRRITSMPAAPSTVELEFGVKFSVEAGAVIARTGVEGHLKVKVVWENAALRRRAGQDEDDEDDEDDEDDEGGETTGAGDATGAAHATGNSAGAGTGV
- a CDS encoding vWA domain-containing protein, with the protein product MSGYQNYINHVALVLDASSSMSHLSRKVVEVADQQIAYLARRSRELDQETRVTVYVFADTVECVIYDKDVLRMPSLKQLYRVGGMTALLAAALKSQRELAQTAQLYGDHSFLTFVLTDGQENASHRSPDAPTRDQRGLVKAVAEMIETQQDNWTLAVLVPDQMGKREAMQCGFPRDNIAIWDATSTRGLEEAGQVIRQATENFMVGRTQGIRGSRAVFSTGADTVNKDTIKAAGLTPVNPSAYQLIPVARDAAIRDWVIECGHTYRTGGAFYQLSKSEKIQARKQIAVLEKKSDRVYTGPEARAMLGLPDVEIRVKPDHNDDFTIFVQSTSVNRKLVPNTRLLLML
- a CDS encoding SDR family NAD(P)-dependent oxidoreductase is translated as MTARFKDKVVVVTGAGSGIGRAGARAFAREGATVVAAGARLESIEETVRLVDEEDGGTAEAVVADVTRPEDMERLVRTTVERHGGLHIAHNNAGVFGKPTPVGDLDLAVWHSVLDVNLNGVLHSMQQEIAHMRANGGGVIVNTASNIGYHGRRPGMAAYAASKAAVSTLTRVAALDHIKDNVRINAVSPGATDTGMSLRPGETDTDRAARLATTVPIARVATTDEIVAAVLWLASDESSFVVGHDLVVDGGVTS
- a CDS encoding acyltransferase family protein, which encodes MGRDRYVDFLRAWAIVLVVLGHWLITGLVRESDGRITAPELLATVPWTQWLTLGFQIMPLFFLAGGHAAGGSWSRARAAGGSAAGWVGRRSLRLLLPAGAYSGLVLLAVGICAAVGVDAGTLALVGWAMGMQFWFLPVYLLLSALTPPLYAAHRRWGLRAAVVMGMGAAAVGVLVVTVHAPFAGLVNYVLVWGVAYQLGFCWRDGLLTRRRRVPAAMAVGGGAAFAALVGLGPFPVSLILVTGQTPSNTDPPSLAMLAWVVAQTGVCLLVAPAVRRLLDRAWVWRLVRPVGGASLTLYLWHMLPVLVVAAAFYLTDLAPEPVFGSAGWWALRVPWLLVLGLVLAGLAAALRPLERKLATLYERTRPDAGLRRSWPLWLGLAVNVAALSRFAVQGFAYEGRFPVLPSLGLVLGMGLLLLPGRSRTVPERPVRREADLEEAA
- a CDS encoding ABC transporter substrate-binding protein, whose translation is MRSARSGLAAAALLLVGALGACTGAPAADESAATSGSGRPAPVSVSSCGVTTTVAAPPNRLVTLNQGATEVALALGLESRMAGTAYLDDAIPAKWKAAYDSVPVLAKEYPSKEKLLAAHPDFLYASYSSAFTDKVAGTQAELRTEGIASYLSRLGCPGGKQAPPPSFQTVWDELADVAEVFGVAPRAAALQKEQKRQLSALEATAAGKGLKVFWYDSDTKTPYVGAGHGGPQLLLDAVGARNVFGALPGGWQHASWEKVIAADPDVIVLADADRDTAQSKIDYLEHDPVLSKLTAVRHHAFVVVPFSETTPGVLLADGAARLSAGLSKVHPRS
- a CDS encoding FecCD family ABC transporter permease — translated: MTAADRIAARPAGPSRAAVALAVAAVLLPAVALAGLAVGSVHEPPGVVADVVLRRLGLGSAPVTLLDDQIVWQLRLPRVLGAAATGAGLAMCGAVLQTLTGNDLADPYLLGISDGAAVGAVTVIVLGVGATGAAATGALSAAAFVGALLAVVVVLTLAGARTWSLPAARTVLAGIAVGQMCAAYTSFVVLVLGDRDAARGVMEWTLGSVAGVRWHTALFLTAVAVLGTLVMVTAARDLDAFAFGETAARSFGVPVERVRWALIATAALVTACLVAHTGVIGFVGLVVPHVVRLVCGPRHALLLPMSALLGASLLVGSDIVARSVLSDREIPVGIVTAGLGAPFFAWLLWLQGRNGSTAGGRS